The following are encoded in a window of Methylicorpusculum oleiharenae genomic DNA:
- a CDS encoding DUF2231 domain-containing protein — protein sequence MLATIFPGLTQLENIHPILVHFPIAFLTGFFLLDCLGGLFKKSHWRDVASGLLYLGALTAGLTVAAGLQAAESVAHGDAVHEIMENHEHIGIAVLVLSLFLSLWRFVGRLSTGDNPKGAANGLFITFSAILVVLVMFAADLGGLMVYQHGVAVKNNPSDAVQLELHDHEHGHSHAVESGQNHQHSHSHDH from the coding sequence ATGTTGGCAACTATTTTCCCTGGGTTGACTCAGTTAGAAAATATTCATCCGATTCTGGTGCATTTTCCGATTGCGTTTTTAACAGGATTTTTTTTGCTGGATTGCTTGGGTGGGCTATTCAAAAAATCACATTGGCGGGATGTCGCTAGCGGGCTGCTTTATTTGGGCGCGCTGACAGCCGGATTAACAGTGGCGGCAGGGCTTCAAGCGGCTGAATCAGTTGCTCATGGGGATGCTGTTCATGAAATCATGGAGAATCATGAGCATATTGGAATTGCCGTTTTAGTACTTTCACTTTTTTTAAGTCTATGGCGTTTTGTCGGTCGATTATCAACAGGTGATAATCCAAAAGGAGCAGCGAATGGTCTGTTCATTACATTTTCGGCCATTCTTGTGGTTTTAGTCATGTTTGCGGCAGATCTCGGTGGATTAATGGTTTATCAGCATGGTGTTGCTGTAAAAAATAATCCTTCTGATGCTGTCCAATTAGAGCTTCATGATCATGAGCACGGTCATTCTCATGCAGTGGAAAGTGGGCAAAACCATCAACATTCACATAGCCACGATCATTAA
- the trpA gene encoding tryptophan synthase subunit alpha — MSRLTAKFEELAKSGRKALIPFITAGDPEPGFTVPMMHDMVEAGADIIELGVPFSDPMADGPVIQKASERALSHHMSLRKVLMLVAEFRKKDEQTPVVLMGYLNPIEAMGYEDFANAAQRVGVDGVLTVDLPPEEAVDCVSLLKSRDIDPIFLLAPNSSEERIRLMSEAGSGYLYYVSLKGVTGAGHLDTVNVKEKLDVIRENTGLPVGIGFGVKDAQTAKTVSEIGDAVVVGSALISKIEAHLDDPVQAKAEIVELLKSMRQAMDS; from the coding sequence GTGAGTCGTTTAACTGCTAAATTTGAAGAGCTGGCTAAAAGTGGTCGTAAAGCCTTGATACCGTTTATAACTGCCGGAGATCCGGAACCTGGTTTTACTGTGCCTATGATGCATGACATGGTTGAAGCCGGCGCCGATATTATTGAATTAGGCGTACCTTTTTCAGATCCCATGGCGGATGGTCCGGTCATACAAAAAGCGAGTGAACGGGCATTGTCTCATCACATGAGCCTGCGAAAGGTATTAATGTTGGTTGCCGAATTCAGAAAAAAGGATGAGCAAACGCCTGTGGTATTGATGGGGTATTTGAATCCCATTGAAGCAATGGGTTATGAAGATTTTGCGAATGCTGCACAACGAGTCGGTGTGGATGGTGTTTTAACTGTCGATTTACCGCCGGAAGAGGCTGTCGATTGTGTCAGCCTGCTTAAAAGCCGGGATATTGATCCGATTTTTCTATTGGCTCCCAACAGCTCAGAAGAACGCATCAGGCTTATGAGTGAAGCTGGAAGCGGTTATCTTTATTATGTTTCTTTAAAAGGAGTCACCGGTGCAGGCCATCTTGATACAGTGAATGTTAAGGAAAAACTGGATGTTATCCGGGAAAATACCGGACTGCCTGTTGGCATAGGCTTTGGCGTCAAAGATGCGCAAACGGCTAAAACAGTCTCAGAAATTGGTGATGCCGTGGTGGTCGGTAGTGCGCTGATCAGCAAGATTGAAGCTCATTTGGATGATCCTGTCCAGGCAAAAGCCGAAATCGTTGAATTACTAAAGTCAATGCGCCAAGCGATGGACAGCTGA
- the folC gene encoding bifunctional tetrahydrofolate synthase/dihydrofolate synthase, with amino-acid sequence MSFNSLKDWLQWQESLHPRVIDLGLQRVGQVFSALQPKYNKPVTLTIAGTNGKGSVVAFLESIYIAQGYKVGTYTSPHILKYNERIKINGIPVSDDLICSAFERIDTVRSDVSLSYFEFSTLAALDIFAQFDLDVQLLEVGLGGRLDAVNIIDTDLAIITSIGIDHTEWLGDTRESIGREKAGIFRRNVTAVVGDPVPPLSLKICADESGAKVSFINQDFYFEKHPHGWNWFGEQVQISNLPLPNLKGEHQYRNAATVIAAITAMQTSLPVDRDALNKGISQVQLPGRFQYIEGKIPVLLDVAHNPQAVETLADYLKENFSQMRVRAVFSVMKDKDIAGIINIIKPFVFDWFCAPLINNVRSAPDFMLQEIFASCSVPLVHTGFADTKSAFLAVNQVAEEGDLVLIFGSFFLVSEYLASLE; translated from the coding sequence ATGTCATTTAATTCTTTGAAGGACTGGCTGCAATGGCAGGAGAGCCTACACCCGCGCGTTATTGATTTGGGTTTGCAACGTGTAGGACAGGTTTTCAGTGCTTTGCAGCCGAAGTACAATAAACCGGTAACGTTAACGATCGCCGGTACTAATGGCAAAGGTTCAGTTGTCGCGTTTTTGGAGTCGATTTATATCGCTCAAGGTTACAAAGTCGGCACTTACACCTCGCCTCATATTCTCAAATACAACGAAAGAATCAAAATAAACGGAATTCCTGTATCGGATGACCTTATTTGCAGTGCTTTTGAGAGAATTGACACCGTTCGATCCGATGTATCTTTAAGTTACTTTGAGTTTAGTACCTTGGCAGCATTGGATATCTTTGCTCAATTCGATCTGGATGTGCAATTGCTGGAAGTCGGATTAGGAGGCAGGCTGGATGCCGTCAATATTATTGATACTGACTTGGCCATTATTACGAGCATCGGCATTGACCATACTGAGTGGCTAGGTGATACACGCGAATCTATTGGCAGAGAAAAAGCCGGCATTTTTAGAAGGAATGTGACTGCCGTTGTCGGTGATCCTGTTCCTCCCTTATCGCTTAAAATCTGCGCAGATGAAAGTGGTGCAAAAGTCAGCTTCATAAATCAGGATTTTTACTTCGAGAAGCACCCGCATGGATGGAATTGGTTTGGCGAGCAAGTTCAGATAAGCAATTTGCCTTTACCTAATTTAAAAGGGGAGCATCAATACAGAAATGCTGCCACAGTAATTGCTGCAATCACGGCAATGCAGACTTCTCTTCCGGTTGATCGTGATGCTTTAAACAAAGGTATATCCCAGGTTCAATTACCCGGAAGATTTCAATACATCGAGGGTAAAATACCGGTCTTGCTTGATGTGGCGCATAATCCCCAAGCAGTCGAAACTCTGGCTGATTATCTTAAGGAAAACTTTAGTCAGATGCGTGTGCGTGCCGTTTTTTCCGTGATGAAAGACAAGGATATTGCCGGTATCATCAATATTATCAAGCCCTTCGTGTTTGACTGGTTTTGTGCGCCTTTAATAAACAATGTCAGAAGTGCGCCCGATTTTATGTTGCAAGAAATATTTGCAAGTTGCTCGGTGCCGCTCGTTCATACGGGGTTTGCCGATACAAAGTCCGCTTTTTTAGCGGTTAATCAGGTAGCAGAAGAGGGTGATTTGGTGTTGATATTTGGTTCTTTCTTTTTAGTATCGGAATACTTAGCCAGTTTAGAATAG
- a CDS encoding SPOR domain-containing protein has product MDQELKQRLIGVAVITALAAIFIPMLFDNPVDESGQIVNELTIPEPPVQTFEETAQQVPPAEAVLEQKADDEVIVPDGEDQYLPLNEEYVEDAGQYTADFRQNYSEIGDLGEGAAPQVQTVQPDTKTSSQAGVSENDPLTTLADASIDPVQEPLNTPAVSSAVPDATGWYIQLGSFSKQENASTLYNKLKADGFPVILDEIRTPAGKAYRLRVGPESDKNKAVTIKSKLDQQHKLKSILTGGSKPAASDTLKSPAQQVDKALSAKAEKSVADNPPASVRWFVQLGTFTKQENAVALRDKLRSKGFSVNFDEITTSKGKAYRLKAGPELNKKKAEEMKAKLDKVTNSSTLLKAE; this is encoded by the coding sequence ATGGATCAGGAATTAAAACAAAGGCTTATTGGCGTCGCGGTTATAACTGCTTTGGCGGCAATCTTTATCCCTATGTTATTCGATAATCCGGTTGACGAAAGCGGACAAATTGTTAATGAGCTGACAATCCCTGAGCCACCCGTTCAGACATTTGAAGAGACCGCTCAACAAGTGCCCCCGGCCGAGGCGGTATTAGAACAAAAAGCTGATGATGAGGTAATTGTTCCAGATGGCGAGGATCAGTATTTACCCTTAAATGAAGAATATGTCGAGGACGCCGGACAATACACTGCCGATTTTCGGCAGAATTATTCTGAGATTGGCGATCTAGGAGAAGGAGCCGCGCCTCAAGTCCAGACTGTTCAACCGGACACAAAAACATCATCACAAGCCGGGGTCTCTGAAAATGATCCGCTCACAACTTTAGCAGACGCTAGTATTGATCCAGTGCAGGAGCCGTTAAATACCCCGGCAGTCTCGTCTGCCGTTCCGGATGCAACCGGCTGGTATATACAGCTGGGAAGCTTTAGTAAGCAGGAAAATGCTTCTACCTTGTATAACAAATTAAAAGCCGATGGGTTTCCTGTCATACTGGATGAAATAAGAACACCTGCAGGTAAAGCTTATCGATTAAGGGTCGGCCCGGAGTCTGATAAAAACAAGGCTGTCACTATTAAGTCAAAACTTGATCAACAACATAAACTCAAGAGTATTTTGACCGGAGGAAGTAAACCTGCGGCATCAGATACTCTCAAATCGCCTGCTCAGCAAGTTGATAAAGCATTGTCCGCGAAAGCTGAAAAATCCGTGGCGGATAATCCTCCTGCATCCGTCCGATGGTTCGTTCAGTTGGGGACTTTCACTAAACAAGAAAATGCGGTTGCGTTAAGAGATAAATTGCGCAGCAAGGGATTTTCTGTCAATTTTGATGAAATTACGACATCAAAGGGAAAAGCTTACCGCTTAAAAGCAGGACCTGAATTGAACAAGAAAAAAGCAGAGGAGATGAAAGCTAAACTCGACAAAGTTACAAATTCTTCCACGCTGTTAAAAGCCGAGTAG
- a CDS encoding phosphoribosylanthranilate isomerase translates to MRTRVKICGFTCAENARSAAFMGIDAIGLVFYPPSSRHVDIDAAIKIVAGLPAFVSVVGLFVDADETSIRDVLKHVAIDCIQFHGDETAEACRIYGKPYIKAVRIRNDSCLDQVCKDYFDASGLLLDAYDPGAKGGTGNCFDWDLIPEQCDLPLILAGGLDVSNARQAILQVRPYALDVSSGVELKKGIKDTAKMAAFLSEINEADRLLR, encoded by the coding sequence ATGCGTACACGCGTTAAAATTTGCGGTTTTACCTGTGCCGAAAATGCAAGATCTGCAGCCTTTATGGGTATTGATGCAATCGGTTTGGTATTTTACCCACCCAGTTCGCGTCATGTGGATATTGATGCGGCAATAAAAATTGTTGCAGGGTTACCTGCTTTTGTTTCGGTTGTCGGATTGTTTGTCGATGCCGATGAAACTTCTATCAGAGACGTATTGAAGCATGTTGCTATCGATTGCATTCAGTTTCATGGCGATGAAACAGCGGAGGCTTGCCGGATATACGGTAAGCCTTATATCAAGGCCGTGAGAATACGCAATGACTCATGCCTTGATCAAGTGTGTAAAGATTATTTTGATGCGTCCGGATTGCTTCTGGATGCCTATGACCCTGGTGCTAAAGGTGGAACAGGCAACTGCTTTGACTGGGATTTGATCCCTGAACAATGCGATTTGCCTTTAATTCTGGCCGGAGGATTGGATGTCAGTAATGCGAGACAGGCAATTCTGCAGGTAAGACCTTATGCTCTGGATGTCAGTAGCGGTGTTGAACTAAAAAAAGGTATAAAAGATACCGCTAAGATGGCGGCATTTTTAAGCGAGATTAATGAGGCTGATAGATTATTACGATGA
- the trpB gene encoding tryptophan synthase subunit beta, with product MTEKYNMPDERGHFGPYGGMFVAETLMEPIQELNTAYQHYIKDPEFLAELDDDLRHYVGRPSPLYHAQRWSRELGGAQIYLKREDLNHTGAHKVNNTIGQALLAKRMGKTRIIAETGAGQHGVATATVAARLGLECVVYMGSVDVARQSLNVYRMKLLGATVVPVESGSKTLKDALNEALRDWVTNVDNTFYIIGTVAGPHPYPAMVRDFQSIIGRESKEQCLEMTGRLPDALVACVGGGSNAIGLFYPFIDDRSVKMFGVEAAGDGVETGRHSAPLCAGRPGVLHGNRTYLIEDDDGEIIETHSISAGLDYPGVGPEHAWLKDTGRAQYVNITDEEALVGFHTLTELEGIIPALETSHAIAYAAKLAPTMDKDQTIIINVSGRGDKDILTLAQREGIEL from the coding sequence ATGACCGAAAAATATAACATGCCGGATGAACGCGGACATTTCGGACCTTACGGCGGAATGTTTGTAGCTGAAACGTTGATGGAGCCTATCCAGGAATTGAATACGGCTTATCAACATTATATCAAAGACCCCGAGTTTTTAGCGGAACTTGACGATGACCTGCGGCATTATGTGGGACGTCCTTCTCCGTTGTACCATGCCCAAAGATGGAGCAGGGAACTTGGCGGGGCTCAAATTTACTTGAAGCGTGAAGATTTAAATCACACAGGTGCTCATAAAGTAAACAACACCATCGGTCAGGCGCTATTGGCAAAACGAATGGGTAAAACCAGAATCATTGCTGAAACAGGGGCCGGACAGCACGGTGTTGCAACGGCTACCGTTGCCGCCAGACTGGGGCTTGAATGTGTGGTTTACATGGGTTCGGTTGATGTGGCCCGGCAATCGTTAAATGTCTACCGCATGAAGCTGTTGGGCGCTACTGTCGTGCCGGTTGAATCTGGCTCCAAGACTCTCAAAGACGCATTGAACGAAGCCTTGAGAGATTGGGTAACCAACGTCGATAATACCTTTTATATTATAGGCACGGTGGCAGGACCTCATCCTTATCCAGCCATGGTGCGCGATTTTCAGTCGATTATTGGCCGCGAATCGAAAGAACAGTGCCTGGAAATGACAGGCAGACTGCCGGATGCGTTGGTGGCTTGTGTCGGCGGTGGGTCCAATGCGATCGGTTTGTTTTATCCGTTCATCGATGACCGTTCAGTTAAAATGTTCGGTGTTGAAGCTGCCGGTGATGGCGTAGAAACAGGCCGTCATTCGGCTCCGTTATGCGCAGGCCGTCCCGGAGTCCTTCATGGTAACAGAACCTATCTGATAGAAGACGACGATGGTGAAATTATCGAAACCCATTCAATTTCAGCCGGCCTCGATTACCCTGGGGTAGGACCGGAACATGCCTGGTTAAAAGACACCGGGCGGGCTCAATATGTCAATATTACCGACGAAGAGGCTTTGGTTGGTTTCCATACATTAACTGAATTGGAAGGTATTATTCCTGCGTTGGAAACAAGCCATGCAATTGCTTATGCAGCAAAACTTGCTCCGACCATGGATAAAGATCAAACCATCATTATCAACGTGTCAGGACGGGGTGATAAAGACATACTCACGTTGGCTCAACGCGAGGGGATAGAATTGTGA
- the accD gene encoding acetyl-CoA carboxylase, carboxyltransferase subunit beta produces MSWFEKLVPSTIRTEGSSKKKGTVPEGLWTKCPSCSAILYNTELERNASVCPKCEHHMRISARTRLELFLDKNDQEEIGAGIKPTDPLKFKDSKKYKDRITQAQKQTKENDALVVVKGKLKGKDIVVAAFDFGFMGGSMGSVVGERFVRGVNKSLELKIPFIVFTASGGARMQESLFSLFQMVKTSAALTRLSEAGIPFISFMTDPTMGGVSASLAMLGDINVAEPNALIGFAGPRVIEQTVREKLPDGFQRSEFLQDHGAIDMIIDRREMRDKLADILSILMASKLESTSYNQIPSSDNEVAVEEQTV; encoded by the coding sequence ATGAGTTGGTTTGAAAAATTAGTACCTTCAACGATAAGAACAGAAGGTTCGAGCAAAAAAAAGGGCACCGTACCAGAAGGTCTTTGGACCAAGTGCCCCAGCTGCAGTGCCATTCTTTACAATACGGAGCTGGAAAGAAACGCCAGTGTTTGCCCAAAATGCGAACACCATATGCGCATTTCTGCAAGAACCCGGCTTGAACTATTTCTCGATAAGAATGATCAGGAAGAAATAGGGGCCGGCATAAAACCTACTGATCCGCTTAAATTTAAAGACAGTAAAAAATATAAAGACCGAATTACTCAAGCACAAAAACAAACCAAGGAAAACGACGCGCTGGTCGTTGTTAAAGGAAAATTAAAAGGAAAGGACATCGTTGTTGCCGCTTTTGACTTTGGTTTTATGGGCGGTTCAATGGGCTCTGTCGTCGGTGAGCGCTTTGTAAGAGGTGTTAATAAAAGCCTGGAACTTAAAATCCCTTTTATCGTTTTTACTGCCAGTGGTGGTGCGAGGATGCAGGAGTCGCTGTTTTCGCTTTTTCAGATGGTAAAAACCAGCGCCGCATTAACGCGTCTTTCTGAAGCGGGAATTCCCTTTATTTCCTTTATGACTGACCCCACTATGGGGGGGGTGTCGGCAAGTTTGGCCATGTTGGGCGATATCAATGTTGCTGAACCCAATGCGCTGATCGGATTTGCCGGACCCCGCGTAATTGAACAAACTGTGCGCGAAAAATTACCTGACGGGTTTCAGAGAAGTGAGTTTCTTCAGGATCACGGGGCTATTGACATGATTATTGATCGCCGTGAAATGAGGGATAAGCTTGCTGATATCTTGTCTATTTTAATGGCGTCAAAACTTGAATCAACCAGTTACAACCAGATCCCAAGCTCAGATAATGAGGTTGCTGTTGAAGAACAGACGGTATAG